Proteins co-encoded in one Quercus robur chromosome 8, dhQueRobu3.1, whole genome shotgun sequence genomic window:
- the LOC126697920 gene encoding uncharacterized protein LOC126697920 isoform X2: MATYDYDPDVTRWGLHHLTYDYDPDVTRWGLHHLTYDYDPDVTRWGLHHLLDVCTLTNNASCSGVTRYDQDLSRVEFVREGYCEKDNVENDEAIAHALQEEFLRIDCLEASGVSNGGPEHLQESVLAQNCLGPSGHANDQQAANGPGIQMENAVPCGIIIEEVGDHNRVENNVQPEIKMFASCSKPGGEKSSYVDDLFHIIDIADESSLDGEVGKRLNQMVPVPMENAVPCGIIIEEVGDHNRVENDVQPEIKMFASCSKPGGEKPSYVDDLFHIIDIADESSLDDEVGKRLNQMVPVPMEKAVPCGIKIEEVGDHNRVENDVQPEIKMFASCSKPGGEKPSYVRDLFHIIDIADESSLDGEVGKRLNQMVPVPHVPKTIEKIPTADEEISDHQRLLERLQLYELVELKVQGDGNCQFRALSDQLYRSPDHHASEREQITQQLKYHPEMYGGYVLTAYNDYLKKMSKSGEWGDHVTLQATTDWGLLAFYGLSLPHTLVQLTAGVPTSLPAGVKYEFQTFPVDSRAIADGDGMTVYTVPREPSCVPIEVQVAAVQRSQACVEKNYTKAFAIHKKIIESGYRILDFQNNKETLARKYRIRLRGIDAPENQMPYGKEAKEELTKIVQGKCLRVLVYGEDQYGRCVADIYCDGKFVQELMLKKGFAWHYATYDQRLELARWEKEARATRVGLWASSNPEKPWEWRKKNKKKGQKRIRRKDKSEGR; the protein is encoded by the exons ATGGCAACATATGATTATGATCCTGATGTTACTCGGTGGGGTCTCCATCATCTTACATATGATTATGATCCTGATGTTACTCGGTGGGGTCTCCATCATCTTACATATGATTATGATCCTGATGTTACTCGGTGGGGTCTCCATCATCTGCTAGATGTTTGCACTCTTACGAATAATGCTTCTTGTAGTGGTGTGACTCGATATGACCAAGATTTGAGTCGAGTTGAGTTTGTTAGAGAAGGTTATTGTGAGAAGGATAATGTGGAGAATGATGAGGCTATAGCACATGCGCTTCAAGAAGAATTTTTGCGGATTGATTGTTTAGAAGCTTCCGGAGTATCTAATGGTGGGCCAGAGCATTTGCAAGAATCGGTTCTTGCACAGAATTGTCTTGGTCCTTCGG GGCATGCCAATGATCAGCAAGCAGCAAATGGACCTGGCATACAGATGGAGAATGCAGTTCCCTGTGGAATCATAATAGAGGAGGTGGGTGATCATAACAGAGTGGAAAATAATGTACAACCTGAAATTAAAATGTTCGCATCATGCTCTAAACCAGGAGGAGAAAAATCATCTTATGTGGATGATTTGTTTCATATAATCGATATAGCTGATGAGTCAAGTCTTGATGGTGAAGTAGGCAAACGATTGAATCAGATGGTTCCTGTTCCT ATGGAGAATGCAGTTCCCTGTGGAATCATAATAGAGGAGGTGGGTGATCATAATAGAGTGGAAAATGATGTACAACCTGAAATTAAAATGTTCGCATCATGCTCTAAACCAGGAGGAGAAAAACCATCTTATGTGGATGATTTGTTTCATATAATCGATATAGCTGATGAGTCTAGTCTTGATGATGAAGTAGGCAAACGATTGAATCAGATGGTTCCTGTTCCT ATGGAGAAGGCAGTTCCCTGTGGAATCAAAATAGAGGAGGTGGGTGATCATAACAGAGTGGAAAATGATGTACAACCTGAAATTAAAATGTTTGCATCATGCTCTAAACCAGGAGGAGAAAAACCATCTTATGTGCGTGATTTGTTTCATATAATCGATATAGCTGATGAGTCCAGTCTTGATGGTGAAGTAGGCAAACGATTGAATCAGATGGTTCCTGTTCCT CATGTTCCTAAGACTATTGAGAAAATACCTACAGCTGATGAAGAAATATCAGATCATCAAAGGCTGCTAGAGAG GCTGCAGTTATATGAGCTGGTTGAGCTTAAGGTTCAAGGAGATGGTAACTGCCAG TTTCGTGCTTTATCTGATCAACTGTATCGTTCTCCTGACCACCACGCTTCTGAAAGAGAACAGATTACTCAACAG CTTAAGTATCACCCGGAAATGTACGGGGGTTATGTCCTCACGGCTTACAATGACTATTTGAAGAAAATGAGCAA GAGTGGCGAATGGGGTGATCATGTGACATTGCAGGCTACTACAGATTGG GGTTTATTGGCCTTTTATGGTCTTTCTCTTCCTCATACCCTAGTCCAACTTACTGCTGGGGTCCCAACATCATTGCCTGCAGGAGTAAAGTATGAATTTCAGACATTTCCG GTTGATTCAAGAGCTATAGCAGATGGAGATGGGATGACAGTGTATACAGTCCCAAGGGAGCCATCTTGTGTTCCTATAGAAGTACAAGTAGCAGCTGTCCAAAGATCACAAGCGTGTGTTgagaaaaattatacaaaagcATTTgcaattcacaaaaaaattattgagtcTGGATATCG GATACTCGATTTTCAGAACAATAAGGAAACCCTTGCTCGAAAGTATCGAATTCGACTAAG GGGAATAGATGCACCAGAGAATCAAATGCCATATGGGAAAGAAGCAAAGGAGGAGCTGACAAAGATTGTGCAAGGAAAGTGCTTGCGAGTCCTTGTTTATGGGGAAGATCAATATGGCCGTTGCGTAGCTGACATATATTGCGATGGCAAATTTGTTCAG GAATTAATGCTTAAGAAAGGTTTTGCATGGCACTATGCAACCTATGACCAACGCCTAGAACTTGCAAGA TGGGAAAAAGAGGCTCGAGCCACAAGAGTTGGCCTCTGGGCTTCATCGAATCCTGAGAAGCCATGGGAATGgagaaagaagaataagaagaaaggaCAAAAGAGAATAAGGAGAAAGGACAAAAGCGAAGGTAGATGA
- the LOC126697920 gene encoding uncharacterized protein LOC126697920 isoform X3 gives MATYDYDPDVTRWGLHHLLDVCTLTNNASCSGVTRYDQDLSRVEFVREGYCEKDNVENDEAIAHALQEEFLRIDCLEASGVSNGGPEHLQESVLAQNCLGPSGRHYSYGHANDQQAANGPGIQMENAVPCGIIIEEVGDHNRVENNVQPEIKMFASCSKPGGEKSSYVDDLFHIIDIADESSLDGEVGKRLNQMVPVPMENAVPCGIIIEEVGDHNRVENDVQPEIKMFASCSKPGGEKPSYVDDLFHIIDIADESSLDDEVGKRLNQMVPVPMEKAVPCGIKIEEVGDHNRVENDVQPEIKMFASCSKPGGEKPSYVRDLFHIIDIADESSLDGEVGKRLNQMVPVPHVPKTIEKIPTADEEISDHQRLLERLQLYELVELKVQGDGNCQFRALSDQLYRSPDHHASEREQITQQLKYHPEMYGGYVLTAYNDYLKKMSKSGEWGDHVTLQATTDWGLLAFYGLSLPHTLVQLTAGVPTSLPAGVKYEFQTFPVDSRAIADGDGMTVYTVPREPSCVPIEVQVAAVQRSQACVEKNYTKAFAIHKKIIESGYRILDFQNNKETLARKYRIRLRGIDAPENQMPYGKEAKEELTKIVQGKCLRVLVYGEDQYGRCVADIYCDGKFVQELMLKKGFAWHYATYDQRLELARWEKEARATRVGLWASSNPEKPWEWRKKNKKKGQKRIRRKDKSEGR, from the exons ATGGCA ACATATGATTATGATCCTGATGTTACTCGGTGGGGTCTCCATCATCTGCTAGATGTTTGCACTCTTACGAATAATGCTTCTTGTAGTGGTGTGACTCGATATGACCAAGATTTGAGTCGAGTTGAGTTTGTTAGAGAAGGTTATTGTGAGAAGGATAATGTGGAGAATGATGAGGCTATAGCACATGCGCTTCAAGAAGAATTTTTGCGGATTGATTGTTTAGAAGCTTCCGGAGTATCTAATGGTGGGCCAGAGCATTTGCAAGAATCGGTTCTTGCACAGAATTGTCTTGGTCCTTCGGGTAGACACTATAGTTATG GGCATGCCAATGATCAGCAAGCAGCAAATGGACCTGGCATACAGATGGAGAATGCAGTTCCCTGTGGAATCATAATAGAGGAGGTGGGTGATCATAACAGAGTGGAAAATAATGTACAACCTGAAATTAAAATGTTCGCATCATGCTCTAAACCAGGAGGAGAAAAATCATCTTATGTGGATGATTTGTTTCATATAATCGATATAGCTGATGAGTCAAGTCTTGATGGTGAAGTAGGCAAACGATTGAATCAGATGGTTCCTGTTCCT ATGGAGAATGCAGTTCCCTGTGGAATCATAATAGAGGAGGTGGGTGATCATAATAGAGTGGAAAATGATGTACAACCTGAAATTAAAATGTTCGCATCATGCTCTAAACCAGGAGGAGAAAAACCATCTTATGTGGATGATTTGTTTCATATAATCGATATAGCTGATGAGTCTAGTCTTGATGATGAAGTAGGCAAACGATTGAATCAGATGGTTCCTGTTCCT ATGGAGAAGGCAGTTCCCTGTGGAATCAAAATAGAGGAGGTGGGTGATCATAACAGAGTGGAAAATGATGTACAACCTGAAATTAAAATGTTTGCATCATGCTCTAAACCAGGAGGAGAAAAACCATCTTATGTGCGTGATTTGTTTCATATAATCGATATAGCTGATGAGTCCAGTCTTGATGGTGAAGTAGGCAAACGATTGAATCAGATGGTTCCTGTTCCT CATGTTCCTAAGACTATTGAGAAAATACCTACAGCTGATGAAGAAATATCAGATCATCAAAGGCTGCTAGAGAG GCTGCAGTTATATGAGCTGGTTGAGCTTAAGGTTCAAGGAGATGGTAACTGCCAG TTTCGTGCTTTATCTGATCAACTGTATCGTTCTCCTGACCACCACGCTTCTGAAAGAGAACAGATTACTCAACAG CTTAAGTATCACCCGGAAATGTACGGGGGTTATGTCCTCACGGCTTACAATGACTATTTGAAGAAAATGAGCAA GAGTGGCGAATGGGGTGATCATGTGACATTGCAGGCTACTACAGATTGG GGTTTATTGGCCTTTTATGGTCTTTCTCTTCCTCATACCCTAGTCCAACTTACTGCTGGGGTCCCAACATCATTGCCTGCAGGAGTAAAGTATGAATTTCAGACATTTCCG GTTGATTCAAGAGCTATAGCAGATGGAGATGGGATGACAGTGTATACAGTCCCAAGGGAGCCATCTTGTGTTCCTATAGAAGTACAAGTAGCAGCTGTCCAAAGATCACAAGCGTGTGTTgagaaaaattatacaaaagcATTTgcaattcacaaaaaaattattgagtcTGGATATCG GATACTCGATTTTCAGAACAATAAGGAAACCCTTGCTCGAAAGTATCGAATTCGACTAAG GGGAATAGATGCACCAGAGAATCAAATGCCATATGGGAAAGAAGCAAAGGAGGAGCTGACAAAGATTGTGCAAGGAAAGTGCTTGCGAGTCCTTGTTTATGGGGAAGATCAATATGGCCGTTGCGTAGCTGACATATATTGCGATGGCAAATTTGTTCAG GAATTAATGCTTAAGAAAGGTTTTGCATGGCACTATGCAACCTATGACCAACGCCTAGAACTTGCAAGA TGGGAAAAAGAGGCTCGAGCCACAAGAGTTGGCCTCTGGGCTTCATCGAATCCTGAGAAGCCATGGGAATGgagaaagaagaataagaagaaaggaCAAAAGAGAATAAGGAGAAAGGACAAAAGCGAAGGTAGATGA
- the LOC126697920 gene encoding uncharacterized protein LOC126697920 isoform X6 — translation MATYDYDPDVTRWGLHHLTYDYDPDVTRWGLHHLTYDYDPDVTRWGLHHLLDVCTLTNNASCSGVTRYDQDLSRVEFVREGYCEKDNVENDEAIAHALQEEFLRIDCLEASGVSNGGPEHLQESVLAQNCLGPSGRHYSYGHANDQQAANGPGIQMENAVPCGIIIEEVGDHNRVENNVQPEIKMFASCSKPGGEKSSYVDDLFHIIDIADESSLDGEVGKRLNQMVPVPMENAVPCGIIIEEVGDHNRVENDVQPEIKMFASCSKPGGEKPSYVDDLFHIIDIADESSLDDEVGKRLNQMVPVPMEKAVPCGIKIEEVGDHNRVENDVQPEIKMFASCSKPGGEKPSYVRDLFHIIDIADESSLDGEVGKRLNQMVPVPHVPKTIEKIPTADEEISDHQRLLERLQLYELVELKVQGDGNCQFRALSDQLYRSPDHHASEREQITQQLKYHPEMYGGYVLTAYNDYLKKMSKSGEWGDHVTLQATTDWGLLAFYGLSLPHTLVQLTAGVPTSLPAGVKYEFQTFPVDSRAIADGDGMTVYTVPREPSCVPIEVQVAAVQRSQACVEKNYTKAFAIHKKIIESGYRILDFQNNKETLARKYRIRLRISC, via the exons ATGGCAACATATGATTATGATCCTGATGTTACTCGGTGGGGTCTCCATCATCTTACATATGATTATGATCCTGATGTTACTCGGTGGGGTCTCCATCATCTTACATATGATTATGATCCTGATGTTACTCGGTGGGGTCTCCATCATCTGCTAGATGTTTGCACTCTTACGAATAATGCTTCTTGTAGTGGTGTGACTCGATATGACCAAGATTTGAGTCGAGTTGAGTTTGTTAGAGAAGGTTATTGTGAGAAGGATAATGTGGAGAATGATGAGGCTATAGCACATGCGCTTCAAGAAGAATTTTTGCGGATTGATTGTTTAGAAGCTTCCGGAGTATCTAATGGTGGGCCAGAGCATTTGCAAGAATCGGTTCTTGCACAGAATTGTCTTGGTCCTTCGGGTAGACACTATAGTTATG GGCATGCCAATGATCAGCAAGCAGCAAATGGACCTGGCATACAGATGGAGAATGCAGTTCCCTGTGGAATCATAATAGAGGAGGTGGGTGATCATAACAGAGTGGAAAATAATGTACAACCTGAAATTAAAATGTTCGCATCATGCTCTAAACCAGGAGGAGAAAAATCATCTTATGTGGATGATTTGTTTCATATAATCGATATAGCTGATGAGTCAAGTCTTGATGGTGAAGTAGGCAAACGATTGAATCAGATGGTTCCTGTTCCT ATGGAGAATGCAGTTCCCTGTGGAATCATAATAGAGGAGGTGGGTGATCATAATAGAGTGGAAAATGATGTACAACCTGAAATTAAAATGTTCGCATCATGCTCTAAACCAGGAGGAGAAAAACCATCTTATGTGGATGATTTGTTTCATATAATCGATATAGCTGATGAGTCTAGTCTTGATGATGAAGTAGGCAAACGATTGAATCAGATGGTTCCTGTTCCT ATGGAGAAGGCAGTTCCCTGTGGAATCAAAATAGAGGAGGTGGGTGATCATAACAGAGTGGAAAATGATGTACAACCTGAAATTAAAATGTTTGCATCATGCTCTAAACCAGGAGGAGAAAAACCATCTTATGTGCGTGATTTGTTTCATATAATCGATATAGCTGATGAGTCCAGTCTTGATGGTGAAGTAGGCAAACGATTGAATCAGATGGTTCCTGTTCCT CATGTTCCTAAGACTATTGAGAAAATACCTACAGCTGATGAAGAAATATCAGATCATCAAAGGCTGCTAGAGAG GCTGCAGTTATATGAGCTGGTTGAGCTTAAGGTTCAAGGAGATGGTAACTGCCAG TTTCGTGCTTTATCTGATCAACTGTATCGTTCTCCTGACCACCACGCTTCTGAAAGAGAACAGATTACTCAACAG CTTAAGTATCACCCGGAAATGTACGGGGGTTATGTCCTCACGGCTTACAATGACTATTTGAAGAAAATGAGCAA GAGTGGCGAATGGGGTGATCATGTGACATTGCAGGCTACTACAGATTGG GGTTTATTGGCCTTTTATGGTCTTTCTCTTCCTCATACCCTAGTCCAACTTACTGCTGGGGTCCCAACATCATTGCCTGCAGGAGTAAAGTATGAATTTCAGACATTTCCG GTTGATTCAAGAGCTATAGCAGATGGAGATGGGATGACAGTGTATACAGTCCCAAGGGAGCCATCTTGTGTTCCTATAGAAGTACAAGTAGCAGCTGTCCAAAGATCACAAGCGTGTGTTgagaaaaattatacaaaagcATTTgcaattcacaaaaaaattattgagtcTGGATATCG GATACTCGATTTTCAGAACAATAAGGAAACCCTTGCTCGAAAGTATCGAATTCGACTAAG aatcAGTTGTTAA
- the LOC126697920 gene encoding uncharacterized protein LOC126697920 isoform X1: MATYDYDPDVTRWGLHHLTYDYDPDVTRWGLHHLTYDYDPDVTRWGLHHLLDVCTLTNNASCSGVTRYDQDLSRVEFVREGYCEKDNVENDEAIAHALQEEFLRIDCLEASGVSNGGPEHLQESVLAQNCLGPSGRHYSYGHANDQQAANGPGIQMENAVPCGIIIEEVGDHNRVENNVQPEIKMFASCSKPGGEKSSYVDDLFHIIDIADESSLDGEVGKRLNQMVPVPMENAVPCGIIIEEVGDHNRVENDVQPEIKMFASCSKPGGEKPSYVDDLFHIIDIADESSLDDEVGKRLNQMVPVPMEKAVPCGIKIEEVGDHNRVENDVQPEIKMFASCSKPGGEKPSYVRDLFHIIDIADESSLDGEVGKRLNQMVPVPHVPKTIEKIPTADEEISDHQRLLERLQLYELVELKVQGDGNCQFRALSDQLYRSPDHHASEREQITQQLKYHPEMYGGYVLTAYNDYLKKMSKSGEWGDHVTLQATTDWGLLAFYGLSLPHTLVQLTAGVPTSLPAGVKYEFQTFPVDSRAIADGDGMTVYTVPREPSCVPIEVQVAAVQRSQACVEKNYTKAFAIHKKIIESGYRILDFQNNKETLARKYRIRLRGIDAPENQMPYGKEAKEELTKIVQGKCLRVLVYGEDQYGRCVADIYCDGKFVQELMLKKGFAWHYATYDQRLELARWEKEARATRVGLWASSNPEKPWEWRKKNKKKGQKRIRRKDKSEGR, from the exons ATGGCAACATATGATTATGATCCTGATGTTACTCGGTGGGGTCTCCATCATCTTACATATGATTATGATCCTGATGTTACTCGGTGGGGTCTCCATCATCTTACATATGATTATGATCCTGATGTTACTCGGTGGGGTCTCCATCATCTGCTAGATGTTTGCACTCTTACGAATAATGCTTCTTGTAGTGGTGTGACTCGATATGACCAAGATTTGAGTCGAGTTGAGTTTGTTAGAGAAGGTTATTGTGAGAAGGATAATGTGGAGAATGATGAGGCTATAGCACATGCGCTTCAAGAAGAATTTTTGCGGATTGATTGTTTAGAAGCTTCCGGAGTATCTAATGGTGGGCCAGAGCATTTGCAAGAATCGGTTCTTGCACAGAATTGTCTTGGTCCTTCGGGTAGACACTATAGTTATG GGCATGCCAATGATCAGCAAGCAGCAAATGGACCTGGCATACAGATGGAGAATGCAGTTCCCTGTGGAATCATAATAGAGGAGGTGGGTGATCATAACAGAGTGGAAAATAATGTACAACCTGAAATTAAAATGTTCGCATCATGCTCTAAACCAGGAGGAGAAAAATCATCTTATGTGGATGATTTGTTTCATATAATCGATATAGCTGATGAGTCAAGTCTTGATGGTGAAGTAGGCAAACGATTGAATCAGATGGTTCCTGTTCCT ATGGAGAATGCAGTTCCCTGTGGAATCATAATAGAGGAGGTGGGTGATCATAATAGAGTGGAAAATGATGTACAACCTGAAATTAAAATGTTCGCATCATGCTCTAAACCAGGAGGAGAAAAACCATCTTATGTGGATGATTTGTTTCATATAATCGATATAGCTGATGAGTCTAGTCTTGATGATGAAGTAGGCAAACGATTGAATCAGATGGTTCCTGTTCCT ATGGAGAAGGCAGTTCCCTGTGGAATCAAAATAGAGGAGGTGGGTGATCATAACAGAGTGGAAAATGATGTACAACCTGAAATTAAAATGTTTGCATCATGCTCTAAACCAGGAGGAGAAAAACCATCTTATGTGCGTGATTTGTTTCATATAATCGATATAGCTGATGAGTCCAGTCTTGATGGTGAAGTAGGCAAACGATTGAATCAGATGGTTCCTGTTCCT CATGTTCCTAAGACTATTGAGAAAATACCTACAGCTGATGAAGAAATATCAGATCATCAAAGGCTGCTAGAGAG GCTGCAGTTATATGAGCTGGTTGAGCTTAAGGTTCAAGGAGATGGTAACTGCCAG TTTCGTGCTTTATCTGATCAACTGTATCGTTCTCCTGACCACCACGCTTCTGAAAGAGAACAGATTACTCAACAG CTTAAGTATCACCCGGAAATGTACGGGGGTTATGTCCTCACGGCTTACAATGACTATTTGAAGAAAATGAGCAA GAGTGGCGAATGGGGTGATCATGTGACATTGCAGGCTACTACAGATTGG GGTTTATTGGCCTTTTATGGTCTTTCTCTTCCTCATACCCTAGTCCAACTTACTGCTGGGGTCCCAACATCATTGCCTGCAGGAGTAAAGTATGAATTTCAGACATTTCCG GTTGATTCAAGAGCTATAGCAGATGGAGATGGGATGACAGTGTATACAGTCCCAAGGGAGCCATCTTGTGTTCCTATAGAAGTACAAGTAGCAGCTGTCCAAAGATCACAAGCGTGTGTTgagaaaaattatacaaaagcATTTgcaattcacaaaaaaattattgagtcTGGATATCG GATACTCGATTTTCAGAACAATAAGGAAACCCTTGCTCGAAAGTATCGAATTCGACTAAG GGGAATAGATGCACCAGAGAATCAAATGCCATATGGGAAAGAAGCAAAGGAGGAGCTGACAAAGATTGTGCAAGGAAAGTGCTTGCGAGTCCTTGTTTATGGGGAAGATCAATATGGCCGTTGCGTAGCTGACATATATTGCGATGGCAAATTTGTTCAG GAATTAATGCTTAAGAAAGGTTTTGCATGGCACTATGCAACCTATGACCAACGCCTAGAACTTGCAAGA TGGGAAAAAGAGGCTCGAGCCACAAGAGTTGGCCTCTGGGCTTCATCGAATCCTGAGAAGCCATGGGAATGgagaaagaagaataagaagaaaggaCAAAAGAGAATAAGGAGAAAGGACAAAAGCGAAGGTAGATGA
- the LOC126697920 gene encoding uncharacterized protein LOC126697920 isoform X5, which yields MATYDYDPDVTRWGLHHLTYDYDPDVTRWGLHHLTYDYDPDVTRWGLHHLLDVCTLTNNASCSGVTRYDQDLSRVEFVREGYCEKDNVENDEAIAHALQEEFLRIDCLEASGVSNGGPEHLQESVLAQNCLGPSGRHYSYGHANDQQAANGPGIQMENAVPCGIIIEEVGDHNRVENNVQPEIKMFASCSKPGGEKSSYVDDLFHIIDIADESSLDGEVGKRLNQMVPVPMENAVPCGIIIEEVGDHNRVENDVQPEIKMFASCSKPGGEKPSYVDDLFHIIDIADESSLDDEVGKRLNQMVPVPHVPKTIEKIPTADEEISDHQRLLERLQLYELVELKVQGDGNCQFRALSDQLYRSPDHHASEREQITQQLKYHPEMYGGYVLTAYNDYLKKMSKSGEWGDHVTLQATTDWGLLAFYGLSLPHTLVQLTAGVPTSLPAGVKYEFQTFPVDSRAIADGDGMTVYTVPREPSCVPIEVQVAAVQRSQACVEKNYTKAFAIHKKIIESGYRILDFQNNKETLARKYRIRLRGIDAPENQMPYGKEAKEELTKIVQGKCLRVLVYGEDQYGRCVADIYCDGKFVQELMLKKGFAWHYATYDQRLELARWEKEARATRVGLWASSNPEKPWEWRKKNKKKGQKRIRRKDKSEGR from the exons ATGGCAACATATGATTATGATCCTGATGTTACTCGGTGGGGTCTCCATCATCTTACATATGATTATGATCCTGATGTTACTCGGTGGGGTCTCCATCATCTTACATATGATTATGATCCTGATGTTACTCGGTGGGGTCTCCATCATCTGCTAGATGTTTGCACTCTTACGAATAATGCTTCTTGTAGTGGTGTGACTCGATATGACCAAGATTTGAGTCGAGTTGAGTTTGTTAGAGAAGGTTATTGTGAGAAGGATAATGTGGAGAATGATGAGGCTATAGCACATGCGCTTCAAGAAGAATTTTTGCGGATTGATTGTTTAGAAGCTTCCGGAGTATCTAATGGTGGGCCAGAGCATTTGCAAGAATCGGTTCTTGCACAGAATTGTCTTGGTCCTTCGGGTAGACACTATAGTTATG GGCATGCCAATGATCAGCAAGCAGCAAATGGACCTGGCATACAGATGGAGAATGCAGTTCCCTGTGGAATCATAATAGAGGAGGTGGGTGATCATAACAGAGTGGAAAATAATGTACAACCTGAAATTAAAATGTTCGCATCATGCTCTAAACCAGGAGGAGAAAAATCATCTTATGTGGATGATTTGTTTCATATAATCGATATAGCTGATGAGTCAAGTCTTGATGGTGAAGTAGGCAAACGATTGAATCAGATGGTTCCTGTTCCT ATGGAGAATGCAGTTCCCTGTGGAATCATAATAGAGGAGGTGGGTGATCATAATAGAGTGGAAAATGATGTACAACCTGAAATTAAAATGTTCGCATCATGCTCTAAACCAGGAGGAGAAAAACCATCTTATGTGGATGATTTGTTTCATATAATCGATATAGCTGATGAGTCTAGTCTTGATGATGAAGTAGGCAAACGATTGAATCAGATGGTTCCTGTTCCT CATGTTCCTAAGACTATTGAGAAAATACCTACAGCTGATGAAGAAATATCAGATCATCAAAGGCTGCTAGAGAG GCTGCAGTTATATGAGCTGGTTGAGCTTAAGGTTCAAGGAGATGGTAACTGCCAG TTTCGTGCTTTATCTGATCAACTGTATCGTTCTCCTGACCACCACGCTTCTGAAAGAGAACAGATTACTCAACAG CTTAAGTATCACCCGGAAATGTACGGGGGTTATGTCCTCACGGCTTACAATGACTATTTGAAGAAAATGAGCAA GAGTGGCGAATGGGGTGATCATGTGACATTGCAGGCTACTACAGATTGG GGTTTATTGGCCTTTTATGGTCTTTCTCTTCCTCATACCCTAGTCCAACTTACTGCTGGGGTCCCAACATCATTGCCTGCAGGAGTAAAGTATGAATTTCAGACATTTCCG GTTGATTCAAGAGCTATAGCAGATGGAGATGGGATGACAGTGTATACAGTCCCAAGGGAGCCATCTTGTGTTCCTATAGAAGTACAAGTAGCAGCTGTCCAAAGATCACAAGCGTGTGTTgagaaaaattatacaaaagcATTTgcaattcacaaaaaaattattgagtcTGGATATCG GATACTCGATTTTCAGAACAATAAGGAAACCCTTGCTCGAAAGTATCGAATTCGACTAAG GGGAATAGATGCACCAGAGAATCAAATGCCATATGGGAAAGAAGCAAAGGAGGAGCTGACAAAGATTGTGCAAGGAAAGTGCTTGCGAGTCCTTGTTTATGGGGAAGATCAATATGGCCGTTGCGTAGCTGACATATATTGCGATGGCAAATTTGTTCAG GAATTAATGCTTAAGAAAGGTTTTGCATGGCACTATGCAACCTATGACCAACGCCTAGAACTTGCAAGA TGGGAAAAAGAGGCTCGAGCCACAAGAGTTGGCCTCTGGGCTTCATCGAATCCTGAGAAGCCATGGGAATGgagaaagaagaataagaagaaaggaCAAAAGAGAATAAGGAGAAAGGACAAAAGCGAAGGTAGATGA